The stretch of DNA tgatttctgatttacataataaatacttgattcttgttctcaattacgTATGTTTATTTCGTGCTTTAATATTCTAgggatattaattcatatttaatgtgtttatttcagtagagcaaaagtcctgtttaagagtagatctagcataattgagtgtagttgcatgtaatcctagaaatagaacaacataaatctaccggattagagtcaaatctaacaggggaatccatagatcgagttaatacgacaataggggttttaattagaaagagattccaattaatcaacctagagtcagttgtttttactctcgaaagagatattaacataatttagggatttttacggatcaagacacaagtgaataaatagtttaattcagattcagaataataggtgaagtgtaggtggattctttcatgggtattgtctttctctttggttatcttcgattatttcctatttcattttttgttgcgttcttagttaaattagattagttaatttagattaaaaacaatcatccCAATTTATCGGCTAAGTAATAGAAAAACGGTACTTAcgagtacttttagtccttgtgaaTACGATATCCCTActcaccatagttatactattgttcgataggtgtgttTGCCTTTGTCGTAAAtattagttagtttagcgaccatcacTTTCGTATCATTATGTTTGTTATCATTATAAAGTCCATATTATTATGTTAAATAGgtgtgagcaaaactcgattcgattcgaaaaaatcaaattttgagttaatcaaatcgagttattcgagttaattagaataagtaattcgagttcaagtcgaattgaattttataattcgaataattcgaataacagattgaTATAAATACTACTTTGGTCccaatcaattttgaaaataagcacATATTGttctctctctcaacaaaaattacaaaaaataattttcaaaaattccaaataattttaaattcaaattgtttataaaaattccaaaatttatattttttaaaaaaattataaaagtttaaaagaatataaagaatatataaagaaagttaaaatttttaaaatttcaaatcgagttaggatgataaaataggactcgtcaactcgattaacttgaaaattttttcactcgatttgatCGAACACTCTCCCTTAATGTTAAATCTATAGTAttgaaaatgttttatttttttagatataaTTTGAATGGTTTAAGGTTTGTAAATGTTTTACAGTGTTTTTGTAATGAATTATTGTTTAGTAACTTGTAAAACTTGTGGGAGATAAGAAGGGTATCAACAACTTATAGATAGCACCAACATGACATTCACATGTAAGTCAAGTTTAATGTGTTACTAAcaacatgtttggttgggtgtattggcatagccattaCACCCCTAATCGTGGGCCCCACTCAATAcattgtttggttgggtgtattagCCTAATACGGGTCTATTCCATTACTGATCTAATCCCCAAATTCCACCGATTTCCAATCCCTTCCTTGTGCTCAGTTTAGGTCTGGATTGAGTTTtggtccctgttttaccctcctgaTTCACGCTTCTGTCTTACCCAAAATCCACCGTATTCTGTTTCTTCCTTCTACCTTTCTTCTCCACTCTCCTCACCTTTCTGTCTTACCTTTCTATCTCCACCGATTCACGCTTTTACCTTTCTGTTTTACCTCTCTTTGGCGTTACAACTGGACTTTGAACACCAATCAGAAAGCAGCCTCCTTCTCACGTTTTCTGTTCCTCTCTATCGGTGAAACTATGTTCTGTCCATTGGAACCGGTAAGGAAGATACaaccttattttttatttaaaaatatgttttcccAATGATTATTGGattaaatttcatccttttaatAGTTTTGTTTCTTGGTTTGGAAATCTAGAAATTGGATTAAAGGAAACAATAGAACACGGGTCTTTCACTGATAATAGTCCTGCCACTTTTTCTTTAACTGATGAAGATCATACCATAGCTAACGTTGTTAGATTCACTTTGAATCAAGAGTCAGTTCACTCACCTCTGTTTTTGGCTTTGATTCATGATGGGTTTTCTTTGTTTTAAGTGATTGTATTGAAAGTGGAAGCTATCATTTTTATGTTGTGCAGCCCAAGGGTTACATTCTGTGGCTACAGTATTCCTCATCCTTTAGAGGCTCGAGTTAATATTATAGTTCAAACCACTGGTAAACTCAATATAACACTCTTTTTCAAGTACTTTGGTTGGGTTCAAGTTCCTTTAGTTGTTCTATGTGAAAATTTGTAGGTGATCCAGCAAGAGAGGTATTGAAAGATGCATGTCAAAATCTAATGTTGATGTGTAGGCATGTGAGGTGCACTTTTGACAAGGCTGTTGAAGATTTTAAAGCAAGCAATGTTGTGAAGGCTATGAAAATTGATTCACAAGACAGTAGTGGTGATGATTCAGAAGAGAGTGAATGAAAATGATTTCCTACCATCTATCTTTCACATCTTAAGACTATCATGTGGTCATTAGCTCAATCTGAATTACTTCTTTTTGTTATCATATCAAAAGCTTTTCGTTTGATATCTCACTTATCATCAACTATTTTCATTGGATTTGCAAACTAGAGTTGCCTATGCAAGCTATTCGGTTTACCTTGCTTGCACAAACCTATTTATATTTAAGGAATGAGTTAGGGAGAATACAATAGCATGTTGTTAGCATCCACTATTTCAGGCTGTGGGGATTTTCTGTTTGGTTTCATCAAGTTCGAAGTTGTTTCTCCTGGCTTCGACAAATGTGGTATGGATCTCCAACAGCGCTTTTGAACTCTGATTATCTTCTTGGGAGCGTCCTCAGCCTGCTTGCTAGCCTGCATTAAGCATCGATAAACATCAACTCAACCATTTTGTAACAGGTAAATGCAGAAATCATATCTATTCCTTGAGTTATCAATTACAAATTCTGGGATTACTGTGCATATGCTCCACAATCAAATACAACAACAATACACAATATTCTTATGCACATTTCCGCACAAACTATAATATTTCATGTCTTCTACATTAAGATTGCCTCACGGTGGTTTGAACACTTCTAAAACCAAAACAGAATCACACAATCAACTAACCGAATGATTGAGTTTCGCTTTGCATTTGTTTTCCAGAACCTATAAAATCTTTCACTGCTTGCTAGAAACCTCTGAAGTTATTTGAAATGGTGTTTAACTTCATTGGGCTCATTGCTTCGGTTGTCTCTTCCGGTaccaaatcattatacatttgtTTCTTCCATTGACAGAGCTCCTAACTCAACAAAAAACCAGTAGTTTTCCAACCAGTATGGCACTGTCTACCAATATAAATATTTCCTCCTTAGTGATTATAGTGAGGGGCATATTTGTTGTCAATGTCCAGCTTTGATGCAACATGCTAatgtggaaaataaataaaacaaagaggACATATGATAGGGCACTATGTGAAGATTGTTTTAAAAAGTATGATCTAGATGTaagatatgttttttttaatagctGCCATATCTTCCTTTACTAACTCAACTTTGTTGTTT from Gossypium hirsutum isolate 1008001.06 chromosome D04, Gossypium_hirsutum_v2.1, whole genome shotgun sequence encodes:
- the LOC121216432 gene encoding DNA-directed RNA polymerases I and III subunit RPAC2, which encodes MFCPLEPETIEHGSFTDNSPATFSLTDEDHTIANVVRFTLNQDPRVTFCGYSIPHPLEARVNIIVQTTGDPAREVLKDACQNLMLMCRHVRCTFDKAVEDFKASNVVKAMKIDSQDSSGDDSEESE